A genomic stretch from Chitinophagaceae bacterium includes:
- a CDS encoding ATPase — protein sequence MSKKVLYTLEFPVKCSPGILFEFLSSPSGLQEWFADKVDERDGIYSFNWEGSEDKAELMESEENKFIRYRWVHSPKDEYFEFRIEKTEISNQTILLIKDFADKKEIKDQSRLWEYQIKDLFHRIGSN from the coding sequence ATGAGTAAAAAAGTTTTATACACGTTAGAGTTTCCCGTTAAATGCTCGCCAGGAATTTTATTTGAATTTTTATCAAGCCCCTCAGGATTACAGGAATGGTTTGCAGATAAAGTTGATGAAAGAGATGGAATTTATTCTTTTAACTGGGAAGGATCAGAAGACAAAGCAGAGTTAATGGAAAGTGAGGAAAATAAATTTATCCGTTACCGTTGGGTACACTCTCCAAAGGATGAATACTTTGAATTCCGGATTGAAAAAACAGAAATTTCCAACCAGACAATTCTGTTGATCAAAGATTTTGCCGATAAAAAAGAAATTAAAGATCAAAGCCGTTTATGGGAATACCAGATCAAAGATCTGTTTCATCGTATTGGCAGTAATTAA
- a CDS encoding superoxide dismutase translates to MSKHISRRNFISQSAKTTAALSVAGIISNDLLAGCSPAKTLGGFGSKTGFDQTPLPYAYSALEPVIDALTMEIHYSKHAAAYATNVKDAAKAENIDMTKPLEDVFGKISKYSAKLRNNGGGHYNHELFWRCMKKDGGGQPSGKLTGLINQSFNSFDAFKTQFADAGKNRFGSGWAWLYADKDKQLRIGSTPNQDNPLMDISDIKGTPLLGLDVWEHAYYLKYQNKRADYINAWWNVVNWDFVQQRYEAI, encoded by the coding sequence ATGTCAAAACATATTTCACGCCGCAACTTTATCAGTCAATCTGCAAAAACAACAGCAGCATTATCTGTTGCAGGCATCATCAGCAATGATCTGCTTGCCGGTTGTTCACCAGCAAAAACACTTGGTGGTTTTGGAAGTAAAACAGGTTTTGATCAAACTCCTTTGCCCTATGCTTATTCTGCACTGGAACCGGTAATTGATGCGTTGACAATGGAAATTCATTACAGCAAACACGCAGCTGCGTATGCAACCAATGTAAAAGACGCTGCAAAAGCTGAGAATATTGACATGACCAAACCATTGGAGGATGTATTTGGAAAAATTTCAAAATATTCTGCCAAGCTGCGTAATAATGGCGGCGGACATTATAATCATGAACTGTTCTGGAGATGCATGAAAAAAGATGGTGGTGGACAGCCTTCCGGAAAACTCACCGGGCTCATCAATCAATCATTCAACAGTTTTGATGCTTTTAAAACACAATTTGCGGATGCAGGAAAAAACCGTTTTGGCAGCGGATGGGCATGGCTGTATGCAGATAAAGACAAACAACTCCGCATTGGTTCAACACCTAACCAGGATAATCCGTTAATGGATATCAGCGATATTAAAGGAACACCCCTTCTTGGCCTCGATGTTTGGGAACATGCTTACTATCTCAAATATCAAAACAAAAGAGCCGATTACATCAATGCATGGTGGAATGTGGTGAACTGGGACTTTGTTCAGCAACGTTACGAAGCAATTTAA
- a CDS encoding glycosyltransferase family 2 protein, producing MFNNKKVVVVLPAYNAAKTLEVTYNEIPFDIVDEVVLVDDASKDETVQKAKELGIKHIVSHEKNKGYGGNQKSCYKKALELGGDIVIMLHPDYQYTPQLIHAMVSIIGNNVYPVVFGSRILGNGALKGGMPIYKYIANRFLTLSQNLLLNQKLSEYHTGYRAFSKEVLESIKFEACNDDFVFDNEMAAQIFYKGFEIGEVTCPTKYFEEASSINFSRSMKYGLGCLQVSLVYRLCKWGLMKSKLY from the coding sequence ATGTTCAACAACAAGAAAGTAGTCGTGGTTTTGCCAGCTTACAACGCAGCAAAAACCTTAGAGGTCACCTACAATGAAATCCCTTTTGATATTGTGGATGAAGTGGTATTGGTTGATGATGCCAGTAAAGATGAAACCGTACAGAAAGCAAAAGAACTGGGCATTAAGCATATTGTAAGCCATGAAAAGAATAAAGGTTACGGCGGCAACCAGAAAAGCTGTTACAAAAAAGCACTGGAGCTGGGTGGTGATATTGTGATCATGCTTCACCCCGATTATCAATATACACCGCAGCTGATTCATGCAATGGTGAGTATTATCGGTAACAATGTTTACCCGGTAGTATTCGGCAGCCGTATTTTAGGGAACGGTGCATTGAAAGGTGGAATGCCGATTTATAAATATATTGCCAACCGTTTTTTAACTCTCTCTCAGAATTTATTACTCAATCAAAAATTGTCAGAGTACCATACAGGATACAGGGCGTTCAGCAAAGAAGTATTAGAAAGCATCAAATTTGAAGCCTGTAATGATGATTTTGTGTTTGACAATGAAATGGCTGCACAGATATTTTACAAAGGATTTGAAATTGGCGAAGTAACCTGTCCCACCAAATATTTTGAAGAAGCCAGCAGCATCAACTTCAGCCGAAGTATGAAATACGGATTGGGCTGTTTGCAGGTTTCCCTTGTGTACCGCCTCTGCAAATGGGGGTTGATGAAGAGTAAGCTCTATTAA
- a CDS encoding LptF/LptG family permease: MIKKLDKLIIKAFIGPFLATFLIALFILVLQFFWLYIDDFVGKGIDLFTLVQFIAYVSTTLVPLSLPLAILLSSIMTFGNLGETFELVAIKSAGIPLIRFMRPVFILSGLLGIVAFAFANYVIPVAELKMRTLLYDIRVAKPAFDIKEGIFYKKLDGYTIKIGHKEQDSIIHNVVIYESSYTLQDNIILADKGTMTISPDQRFLYFNLENGWRYQEKGNAGTIETDYYRLGFKEYKKVFDLSSFKLTKTADSTFKSYYKMLSLSQLSTVVDSLKKLTVNSGIKAKRDIEPLFPLQAIPDSIWKKAKPLAKKIKKADALIPDSLKKTVYNSLEMKVAGIKNQVDYLYYDYNEQKKQLRLHEVERHRKFTLSFACIVLFLIGAPLGSIIRKGGLGLPLVISVFFFIAFHVTNTSGEKLVKEDVLMPFSGMWLSTMILIPFGIFLTWKAMQDSNLFNSEFYYRFLRKLKLSRFLKEKVK, encoded by the coding sequence GTGATTAAAAAGTTAGACAAACTTATTATAAAAGCATTTATCGGACCGTTTCTGGCTACCTTCCTTATTGCACTGTTTATCCTCGTTTTACAGTTTTTCTGGCTTTATATTGATGATTTTGTAGGAAAGGGCATTGATCTGTTTACTTTAGTTCAGTTTATTGCCTATGTAAGTACAACACTTGTTCCTCTTTCTTTACCATTAGCCATCCTGCTTTCATCTATCATGACTTTTGGTAATCTTGGCGAAACCTTTGAACTGGTTGCAATTAAAAGTGCAGGCATCCCCTTAATACGGTTTATGCGGCCAGTGTTTATTTTATCAGGGTTGCTCGGAATTGTAGCTTTTGCATTTGCCAATTATGTTATACCTGTTGCAGAATTAAAAATGCGCACTCTGTTGTATGATATTCGTGTTGCCAAACCTGCTTTCGATATTAAGGAAGGCATCTTCTATAAAAAGCTCGATGGCTATACCATTAAGATTGGCCACAAAGAACAGGACTCGATTATACATAACGTTGTTATTTATGAAAGCAGTTATACCCTTCAGGATAATATCATCCTGGCTGATAAAGGAACCATGACTATTTCACCCGATCAGCGGTTTTTATATTTCAACCTTGAGAATGGATGGCGTTACCAGGAAAAAGGAAATGCCGGCACCATTGAAACAGATTATTACCGCCTTGGTTTTAAAGAATATAAAAAAGTATTTGACCTCAGTTCGTTTAAATTAACCAAGACTGCTGACTCAACCTTTAAGAGTTATTACAAAATGCTCAGTCTTAGCCAGCTTTCGACTGTTGTTGACTCTCTGAAAAAGTTAACAGTCAATTCCGGCATAAAAGCAAAGCGTGATATTGAACCTCTTTTTCCATTGCAGGCTATACCCGACAGCATCTGGAAAAAAGCAAAGCCATTGGCAAAAAAGATAAAAAAAGCTGACGCACTGATTCCCGACAGCCTGAAAAAAACGGTGTACAATTCTTTAGAAATGAAAGTTGCAGGAATCAAAAACCAGGTTGATTACTTATACTATGACTATAATGAACAGAAAAAACAATTGCGGTTGCATGAAGTGGAACGTCATAGAAAGTTCACTTTATCTTTTGCCTGTATTGTTTTGTTTTTGATTGGCGCACCGCTTGGCTCTATTATCCGTAAAGGCGGTCTTGGTTTGCCGCTGGTAATTTCTGTATTCTTTTTTATTGCCTTTCATGTAACCAATACAAGTGGTGAAAAGCTGGTAAAGGAAGATGTGCTGATGCCATTTTCCGGCATGTGGCTATCTACCATGATCCTGATTCCCTTCGGAATTTTCCTCACATGGAAAGCCATGCAGGATTCAAATCTTTTTAACTCAGAATTTTATTACAGGTTCTTACGAAAACTGAAGCTAAGCCGCTTTTTAAAAGAAAAGGTAAAATAG
- a CDS encoding RNA polymerase sigma factor RpoD/SigA: MRQLKITKSITNRESQSLEKYLQEIGKVELITPEEEVQLAIRIKQGDQRALDRLTKANLRFVVSVAKQYQNQGLSLPDLINEGNLGLIKAAQRFDETRGFKFISYAVWWIRQSILQALAEQSRIVRLPLNKVGLTNRINKAFSQLEQEYEREPSAEELATLLEIEIEEVSSTLGVSARHVSMDSPLSDGEENTLMDVLENPNAEATDGELDHNQSLQTEISRSLKTLTERQQEVIRFFFGIGVDHPLSLEDIGERFNLTRERVRQIKDKAISKLKTSSRCKLLKGYLG; encoded by the coding sequence ATGCGCCAACTCAAAATCACAAAATCGATCACGAACCGTGAATCGCAAAGTCTTGAAAAATACCTTCAGGAGATAGGGAAGGTAGAACTAATCACGCCGGAAGAAGAAGTACAACTGGCTATAAGGATTAAACAGGGAGACCAACGGGCTCTCGACCGTTTAACCAAAGCAAATCTTCGCTTTGTAGTTTCAGTTGCAAAACAATACCAGAATCAAGGTCTGTCATTACCCGATTTAATTAATGAAGGAAATTTAGGATTGATTAAAGCTGCCCAGCGTTTTGATGAAACAAGGGGCTTTAAATTTATTTCTTATGCTGTTTGGTGGATTCGCCAGAGCATACTGCAGGCATTGGCAGAACAATCAAGAATTGTACGTTTGCCGCTTAATAAAGTTGGGCTTACAAACCGTATCAACAAAGCTTTTTCTCAGTTAGAACAGGAGTATGAAAGGGAACCATCCGCAGAAGAGTTAGCCACTTTACTTGAAATTGAAATTGAAGAGGTTTCTTCTACTTTAGGTGTATCGGCCAGGCATGTGAGCATGGATTCACCATTGTCTGATGGCGAAGAGAATACATTAATGGATGTATTGGAAAACCCCAATGCAGAAGCAACAGATGGCGAACTCGACCACAATCAATCATTACAAACAGAAATATCCCGTTCACTTAAAACATTAACTGAACGCCAGCAGGAGGTAATCCGTTTCTTTTTTGGAATCGGGGTCGATCATCCGCTGAGCCTGGAAGATATTGGGGAGCGTTTCAATCTTACGAGAGAGCGTGTAAGGCAAATCAAGGATAAGGCCATCAGTAAGTTAAAAACGAGCAGTCGCTGTAAACTTTTAAAAGGTTATCTGGGCTGA
- the ffh gene encoding signal recognition particle protein, producing MFQNLSERLESAFKNIKGEGRITELNIAATVKDIRRALVDADVNYKIAKEFTDTVKDKAMGAKVLLAVNPGQQMVKIVQDELTELMGGSESELDIKGAPAVILIAGLQGSGKTTFSGKLANYLKTQKGKSPLLVAADIYRPAAIDQLTVLAGQIGVDIYSERENKDAVDIVRNAIKEAKAKNKNVVIIDTAGRLAIDEVLMKEVADIKAAVNPNEILFVVDSMTGQDAVNTAKSFNDRLNFTGVVLTKLDGDTRGGAALSIKYTVNKPIKFVSSGEKMETLDVFYPERMAQRILGMGDITSLVEKAQAQYDEEEAKKLEKKIRKNQFDFEDFRKQLEQIKKMGNLKDLMGMIPGMGKAMKDVDISDDSFKGVEAIIGSMTPQERSNPDLIDQSRRKRIAKGCGKDIAEVNAFMKQFEQMKQMMGMMNKMPMGGRMMPGLGRK from the coding sequence ATGTTTCAAAATTTATCAGAACGTTTAGAGAGTGCGTTTAAAAATATTAAGGGCGAAGGCCGCATTACCGAACTTAATATTGCAGCAACGGTTAAAGATATCCGTCGTGCATTGGTTGATGCGGATGTGAACTATAAAATTGCCAAAGAGTTTACCGATACGGTAAAGGACAAGGCTATGGGCGCTAAAGTGTTGCTGGCGGTGAATCCCGGTCAGCAGATGGTGAAAATTGTGCAGGATGAACTCACGGAACTGATGGGCGGTTCAGAAAGTGAACTCGACATTAAAGGCGCACCGGCAGTGATTCTTATCGCTGGTTTGCAGGGTAGTGGTAAAACAACCTTCAGTGGTAAACTGGCCAATTATCTCAAAACACAGAAAGGGAAGTCACCCTTGCTGGTGGCAGCAGATATCTATCGCCCGGCGGCGATTGATCAGTTGACGGTGTTGGCAGGACAGATTGGTGTAGATATTTACAGCGAAAGGGAAAATAAAGATGCGGTTGATATTGTTCGGAATGCTATCAAAGAAGCTAAAGCAAAAAATAAAAATGTAGTTATCATCGATACTGCCGGCCGTTTAGCGATTGATGAAGTGCTGATGAAGGAAGTTGCCGACATCAAAGCCGCCGTGAACCCGAACGAGATTTTGTTTGTGGTGGATAGCATGACCGGGCAGGATGCAGTCAATACGGCTAAATCGTTCAATGACCGGCTGAATTTTACCGGTGTTGTGTTAACGAAATTAGATGGCGATACAAGAGGTGGTGCGGCGCTTTCCATCAAATACACAGTAAACAAACCCATTAAGTTTGTAAGCAGTGGTGAAAAAATGGAAACACTGGATGTGTTTTATCCAGAACGTATGGCCCAGCGTATTCTCGGAATGGGTGATATTACATCATTGGTGGAGAAGGCACAGGCGCAGTATGATGAAGAGGAAGCAAAGAAATTAGAAAAGAAGATCCGCAAGAACCAGTTTGATTTTGAAGATTTCAGGAAACAACTGGAGCAGATCAAAAAAATGGGTAACCTGAAAGATCTGATGGGCATGATACCCGGAATGGGCAAGGCAATGAAAGATGTGGACATAAGCGATGATTCATTCAAAGGCGTAGAAGCGATCATTGGCTCCATGACTCCGCAGGAAAGAAGTAATCCTGATTTAATTGATCAGAGCCGCCGCAAACGCATTGCGAAGGGCTGTGGTAAGGATATTGCAGAAGTGAATGCGTTCATGAAACAGTTTGAGCAAATGAAGCAGATGATGGGAATGATGAATAAAATGCCCATGGGGGGCCGTATGATGCCTGGTTTGGGCCGTAAATAA
- a CDS encoding glycosyltransferase family 39 protein yields the protein MNRLVSYLVILAAASILFFHSLGKVHLFDWDEINFAESAREMISTDNYMQVQINYEPFWEKPPLFFWMQVVSMKVFGVNEFAARLPNAVCGILTLLVLFSLGRRLHNEQFAFWWVLIYAGTFLPHMYFKSGIIDPWFNLFIFLGIYFLGSFLAAKEERKKILKPLLLSALFTGLGILTKGPVAMMVVLLTYGLFLFFNRGKGLAALKHYLWWGLAVIAVTMLWFGLEIAQHGWWFVNEFITYQLRLAKTEDAGHGGFLLYHFVVVLIGCFPASLLIFRYKNQIHENTRQQIFRKLMIASFIVIMVVFTIVKTKIVHYSSFTYLPIGYLAAATVYGIVNRTAQIKNWQKFGLLFLGLIWSVLFIALPLIGKNIQWLKPLLQKDPFALANMQADVDWNYTLMIPGILFLLAMIAVFIWIQQKKFQRAFFTLLIACIAAMQVLLTLFAPRIEQYSQNAAIEFYQSLEGKDVYVRTLGYKSYAQYFYTKAKPGNRKEAKDENWLLTGAVDKPTYFISKNTFKEQVMKDHGDVLQVLYEKNGFVFYKRK from the coding sequence ATGAACAGGCTCGTATCTTATTTAGTTATTCTTGCAGCAGCATCTATTTTATTTTTTCATTCATTGGGAAAAGTACATCTCTTTGACTGGGATGAAATCAATTTTGCCGAGAGTGCAAGAGAAATGATTTCTACTGATAATTACATGCAGGTGCAGATTAACTACGAACCTTTCTGGGAAAAGCCACCTTTATTTTTCTGGATGCAGGTGGTAAGTATGAAAGTGTTTGGAGTAAATGAATTTGCTGCCCGTTTACCTAACGCTGTTTGTGGTATTCTTACCTTACTGGTTTTGTTTTCCCTCGGCAGAAGATTGCACAATGAACAGTTCGCTTTCTGGTGGGTGCTGATTTATGCGGGAACCTTTCTGCCGCATATGTATTTCAAAAGCGGCATTATTGATCCCTGGTTTAATCTGTTTATTTTCCTCGGCATTTATTTCCTTGGAAGTTTTTTAGCTGCAAAAGAAGAGCGAAAAAAAATACTGAAGCCTTTATTGCTTTCTGCTTTGTTTACCGGCTTGGGAATTTTAACAAAGGGACCGGTTGCAATGATGGTTGTATTACTTACTTATGGGTTGTTTCTTTTCTTTAACCGTGGTAAAGGATTGGCTGCATTGAAACATTATTTGTGGTGGGGACTTGCTGTTATTGCAGTAACAATGCTCTGGTTTGGATTAGAGATTGCACAGCACGGCTGGTGGTTTGTAAATGAATTTATTACTTACCAGCTTCGCCTGGCAAAAACGGAGGATGCAGGACATGGTGGTTTCTTACTGTATCATTTTGTAGTTGTGTTAATTGGATGCTTCCCTGCATCATTGCTCATCTTCCGCTATAAGAATCAAATTCATGAAAATACCCGTCAGCAGATTTTCCGAAAACTGATGATTGCATCTTTCATTGTGATTATGGTTGTGTTTACGATTGTGAAAACGAAAATTGTTCACTACTCATCCTTTACATATTTGCCAATAGGATATTTAGCTGCAGCAACAGTATATGGTATTGTTAACCGTACAGCCCAGATAAAAAACTGGCAGAAGTTCGGGTTGCTGTTTCTTGGTTTGATCTGGAGTGTATTGTTTATTGCATTGCCATTAATTGGGAAAAACATTCAGTGGCTGAAACCATTGCTGCAGAAAGATCCATTTGCGCTGGCCAATATGCAGGCTGATGTAGATTGGAATTATACACTGATGATACCGGGCATATTATTTTTACTTGCAATGATTGCTGTGTTTATCTGGATACAGCAAAAGAAATTTCAGCGTGCATTCTTTACTTTATTAATTGCCTGTATTGCTGCCATGCAGGTACTGCTCACATTATTTGCGCCACGTATTGAACAGTATTCTCAAAATGCGGCAATAGAGTTTTACCAAAGCTTGGAAGGAAAGGATGTGTATGTGCGTACACTGGGTTATAAAAGCTATGCACAATATTTCTATACAAAAGCAAAGCCCGGTAACAGGAAGGAAGCAAAAGATGAAAACTGGTTGCTTACAGGTGCGGTTGATAAGCCCACATACTTCATCAGTAAAAACACATTTAAAGAGCAGGTGATGAAGGATCACGGAGATGTGCTGCAGGTATTGTATGAGAAAAACGGGTTCGTGTTTTACAAACGAAAATAA